The following DNA comes from Rhodopseudomonas boonkerdii.
CGGCGCCTCGGATAGCGTGATCGCATGCAGAGTGCGCTTGCGGCGGCCGCGGAGGCTCGTCGAGCCGCGGTCGAACGTGATCTCGTCGGCATTTTCAATGTGTTCGGCGAAGCGCGTTTCAATCTCGGTTTGCGAGAGCGGCGCGGCGAGCAGAATGCGTCCGTTCGCAGCGGTGCCGGTGAGTTCGCCGACGGCGATGTAAGGCGCTTTCGCCAGCGCAACACTCTGCTCGACGGACGCGCCGCGCCCATTGGCGAGCAGGAAACTGCCATTGCCGCGATTCTTCGCGACCCGATCGGGAAAAGCAAAAGCGAGCATGGCGCCGGTGGACAGCTCTCCTGCCTCAGTTGGGGAGGAAGACGACACCTGCGCGGCCCAGCGCTCGGTCAATTGCCTTGCGCTTGATGCACGCGGCGAGCGGTCGCGACGAAACTGATCGAGGCGATGGTCGAGATCGACGCTGTCGCCGCCAAGGCCGCGCTCGGTGAGGATAGCGGCAATCCCCGCGGCGTCCTCGGCATAACCGAAGCGCGCGGAATCCACGATCATGCGTGCGAGGCGCGGTGGTAGCGCGAGTTCACGCAGCGCACGGCCTTCATCGGTGATGCGGCCATCGCCATCAAGCGCGCCGAGCTCGACCAGCAGGCTGCGCGCCTCCTTCAAGGCCGGTACCGGCGGCGGATCGAGGAAAGTGAGCTGCGCGGGATCGTTGATGCCCCATTGCGCGCAATCCAGCAGCAGTGTCGACAGATCGGCACTCAGAATTTCCGGCTGGGTATAGGCAGGCAACGAGGCAGTCTGCGGTTCGTCCCATAGCCGATAGCAGATGCCAAGCTCGGTGCGACCGGCACGGCCGCGGCGCTGGTCCACTGCGGCGCGCGAAGCGCGCACGGTTTCGAGCCGCGTCAGGCCGATATCGGGCTCGTAGCGCGGCACACGGGCGAGCCCGCAATCGACCACGATGCGCACCCCCTCGATGGTCAGCGAGGTCTCGGCGATGGACGTCGCCAGCACCACCTTGCGCTGGCCCTTGGGCGCCGGCTGGATGGCGCGGTCCTGCACGGCGGCATCCAGCGCGCCGAACAGCGGCACGATTTCGGTGCCGGCATCCTGCAGGCGTTCGGCGAGGAAATTCTGCGTACGGCGAATTTCCGCCGCGCCGGGCAGGAAGGCGAGCACCGAGCCACTATCCGCACGCAGCGCCGCAGCGATGGCGTCGGCCATCTGCCGCTCGACCTGCACATCCGGCTTGCGGCCGAGATAGCGTGTCTCCACCGGAAAGGCGCGACCCTCGCTGGCGATGACCGGCGCATCGCCGAGCAGTTTCGCGATCCGCGCACCATCGATCGTCGCGGACATCACAAGGATGCGGAGATCCTCGCGCAGCCCGATCTGCGCATCGCGCGCGAGGGCAAGGCCGAGATCGGCATCGAGGGAGCGTTCGTGAAATTCGTCGAACAGCACCGCGCCGACGCCGGAAAGTTCGGGATCGTCCAATATCTGGCGTGCGAAAATGCCCTCGGTCACCACCTCGATCCGCGTGTTGCGCGAGATCTTGGAACCGAAGCGGACGCGGTAGCCGACCGTCTCGCCGGCGCGTTCGCCCAGCGTCTTCGCCATCCGCTCGGCACTGGCGCGGGCGGCGATACGGCGCGGCTCCAGCATGACGATCTTCTTGCCGTTGAGCCATGGCGCGTCGAGCAGCGCGAGCGGCACGCGCGTGGTCTTGCCGGCGCCGGGCGGCGCCACCAGAACGGCGGCATTGCTGCCTTGCAGCGCGCCGGCCAGATCGTCCAGCACCGCGTCGATGGGTAAAGATGTATCGAAAGTCCGGGTCATGAGGCTCGCATCGGTTAACGCCCATTAACCAGCGCGCGAAGCTCGCGCAAGCGTGACCATCCGATCAATATTTTGGATAATAACAGCAAGCCATTTGAAACCGATTGTCCCGATTATGCCGCGCAAAAGGGGCGCGGAGAGGGATTACCATGACCATGAGCGGCATATCGGCCGGCTCGGAGCGGGTCGATTGGGTCGACTACGCCAAGGGCATCTGCATCATCATGGTGGTGATGATGCATTCCGTGCTGGGCACCGAACTCGCGGCCGGCGAGACCGGCTACATGCATTATCTCGTCGAATTCGCCAAACCGTTCCGGATGCCGGACTTCTTCCTGATCTCCGGCCTGTTCC
Coding sequences within:
- the hrpB gene encoding ATP-dependent helicase HrpB, producing MTRTFDTSLPIDAVLDDLAGALQGSNAAVLVAPPGAGKTTRVPLALLDAPWLNGKKIVMLEPRRIAARASAERMAKTLGERAGETVGYRVRFGSKISRNTRIEVVTEGIFARQILDDPELSGVGAVLFDEFHERSLDADLGLALARDAQIGLREDLRILVMSATIDGARIAKLLGDAPVIASEGRAFPVETRYLGRKPDVQVERQMADAIAAALRADSGSVLAFLPGAAEIRRTQNFLAERLQDAGTEIVPLFGALDAAVQDRAIQPAPKGQRKVVLATSIAETSLTIEGVRIVVDCGLARVPRYEPDIGLTRLETVRASRAAVDQRRGRAGRTELGICYRLWDEPQTASLPAYTQPEILSADLSTLLLDCAQWGINDPAQLTFLDPPPVPALKEARSLLVELGALDGDGRITDEGRALRELALPPRLARMIVDSARFGYAEDAAGIAAILTERGLGGDSVDLDHRLDQFRRDRSPRASSARQLTERWAAQVSSSSPTEAGELSTGAMLAFAFPDRVAKNRGNGSFLLANGRGASVEQSVALAKAPYIAVGELTGTAANGRILLAAPLSQTEIETRFAEHIENADEITFDRGSTSLRGRRKRTLHAITLSEAPLTVMASEDAARVFANGLAGLGLDRLPWSRALQQWRGRVMFLRASEGEAWPDLSDQALIDTREAWLAPALFGKTSLKDFSAGDLSDTIMNLLPWDQRVRLDREAPTHFEAPTGTMLAIDYEAEQGPTIAVRLQELFGLGTHPSVAKGKVPLVLELLSPAQRPVQVTRDLPGFWRGSYQDVRSDLRGRYPRHPWPDDPATAMPTRRAKPRGT